CAACGACTGGTCCGATAACTTGAACAACTTTACCAGTACTCATTATTCGTTAATTCCTCCCGTCATTAGTTACTTAAGGCTTCTTGCCCACCCGTAATTTCGGTGATTTCAGTGGTAATTGCCGCTTGCCGTGCACGGTTATAGTGCAGCTGCAACGTCCCAATCAAATCATCGGCGTTATCGGTGGCTGACTGCATCGCATTGGTGCTGGATGCATGTTCAGAAGTCTTAGCGTCCAGAATTGCACCATAAACTAAGCTTTCCGCGTATTGCGGCAACACGACTTGTAAGACTTCGGCTTCCGAAGGCTCCGTATCGTATTCCGAAACGAGTTGCTTAGTGGGCGTATCGTTGGCTGCGTCAGTTGACAAGGTTTCCTTGTCAACGGGCAACATCTTTTCAGCCCGAAAGCGAGATGAAATGCGGTTTACAAAGTGGTTGTAGCACACAAAAAGTTCATCAAACACTTGGTTGTCGAACATCGTCGTTACGGTCTTCACGATTTCCCGAACTTCATTGAATTCCGGCACATCACTGACCCCGCGATATTCGTAAGCCACATTGACGCCCCGATTCTTGTAGAAGTCCGCTCCGGTACCCCCGACGGCTAGAATCATGTAGTCGTCTTGGTTGGGCGTCCGGTCTTCGATAAAGCGGTTGGCGTCACGCAGCACACTGCTGTTGTAACTCCCCACCATGCCCCGATCAGAGGTAATTACCAAATAAGCGGTCTTCTTTACTGGACGATCTGACTGCAGGTTGCTTGAGGAATTATCCAACAGATGAGACTGTGCAAGGTGCATCACAACTGCTTTAACCTTCGACACATAGTCTTGGTAACCAGCCGCGTGTTTCTGAATCTTATTTAACTTCGCCGTCGAGACCATTTGCATGGCCGCCGTGATTTGGCGGGTTGCCTTAGTCGAGTTAATCCGACGTTGAACGTCATGAATCGATTCAGCCATTGTTCCTCACCATCCTTCCTTCAAGCAATCTTAATTTTCAGAGTTATTGGCTGCGGCACTAGACTCGTGCTTAGACGGTTGGAAAGTTTGGTCGAATTCCTTGAGTGCCGTTTCCAGGGCGCCACCTTCTGGCAAGTTCCCGGTCTTGGTAATCGAGTCTTCGAGATCCTTATGCGAACTGTCCATAAAGTCAAATAACTCATTTTGATAACGTAAAACGTCAGCAACTTCGAGCTTGTCGAGGTGCCCATGCGTCAACGCAAACAAAATCACAACTTCTTTAGCAACCGGAACGGATTCGTGTAAGCCTTGTTTCAAGACTTCCACGGTCCGGGCCCCCCGGGCTAACTTCGCTTGAGTGGCAGCATCCAAGTCAGACCCAAATTGGGCGAAGGATTCCAGTTCCTTGTAGGAGGACAAGTCCAACCGCAAGGTCCCGGCAACTTTCTTCATGGCTTTGATCTGCGCATCCCCACCAACTCGGGAAACAGATGTCCCGGCATCCATGGCTGGCCGAACCCCTGAATAGAACGAATCACTGTTCAAGAAGATTTGACCATCGGTGATGGAAATCACGTTGGTTGGGATATAAGCGGAAACGTCGCCGGCCTTGGTTTCGATAACTGGTAAGGCGGTCATTGACCCGCCACCCAGCTTATCATTTAACTTCGCTGCCCGTTCCAACAAACGAGAGTGGGTGTAGAAGATATCCCCAGGGTAGGCTTCACGACCTGGTGGCCGCCGTAAAATCAGCGAAAGTTCACGATAAGCATCGGCTTGCTTGGTTAAATCATCGTAGACGATCAACACGTGCTTGCCGTTCATCATGAATTCCTCACCCATGGCTGCACCGGCATATGGCGCAATGTACAGCAATGGTGCTGGTTCGGAAGGACCGGCGGAAACCACAATCGTGTAGTCCATGGCCCCGAACTTTTGTAACGTGCTAACTTGGGACCGGACGGTGGATTCCTTTTGCCCAATGGCTACGTAGATACAAATCATGTTTTGATCTTTTTGGTTAATGATCGTATCAATCGCGATGGAACTCTTCCCAGTCTTCCGGTCACCAATGATTAATTCACGTTGACCACGGCCAATTGGAACCAAAGCATCAATGGCCTTAATCCCGGTTTGTAGAGGTTCGCTAACCCCTTGCCGGTCCATAACGCCGGGTGCTTTATGTTCAATTGGTCGTGTCTTATCAGT
Above is a window of Levilactobacillus zymae DNA encoding:
- a CDS encoding F0F1 ATP synthase subunit gamma, which codes for MAESIHDVQRRINSTKATRQITAAMQMVSTAKLNKIQKHAAGYQDYVSKVKAVVMHLAQSHLLDNSSSNLQSDRPVKKTAYLVITSDRGMVGSYNSSVLRDANRFIEDRTPNQDDYMILAVGGTGADFYKNRGVNVAYEYRGVSDVPEFNEVREIVKTVTTMFDNQVFDELFVCYNHFVNRISSRFRAEKMLPVDKETLSTDAANDTPTKQLVSEYDTEPSEAEVLQVVLPQYAESLVYGAILDAKTSEHASSTNAMQSATDNADDLIGTLQLHYNRARQAAITTEITEITGGQEALSN
- the atpA gene encoding F0F1 ATP synthase subunit alpha is translated as MSIKAEEISTLIKQQLENYEDELSVEETGTVTYVGDGVARAHGLDNALQGELLLFDNGVYGMVQNLETSDVGIVILGDFTGITEGDTVKRTGRIMEVPVGDQLIGRVVNPLGQAIDGKGDIKTDKTRPIEHKAPGVMDRQGVSEPLQTGIKAIDALVPIGRGQRELIIGDRKTGKSSIAIDTIINQKDQNMICIYVAIGQKESTVRSQVSTLQKFGAMDYTIVVSAGPSEPAPLLYIAPYAGAAMGEEFMMNGKHVLIVYDDLTKQADAYRELSLILRRPPGREAYPGDIFYTHSRLLERAAKLNDKLGGGSMTALPVIETKAGDVSAYIPTNVISITDGQIFLNSDSFYSGVRPAMDAGTSVSRVGGDAQIKAMKKVAGTLRLDLSSYKELESFAQFGSDLDAATQAKLARGARTVEVLKQGLHESVPVAKEVVILFALTHGHLDKLEVADVLRYQNELFDFMDSSHKDLEDSITKTGNLPEGGALETALKEFDQTFQPSKHESSAAANNSEN